One window of the Bombus pyrosoma isolate SC7728 linkage group LG5, ASM1482585v1, whole genome shotgun sequence genome contains the following:
- the LOC122567910 gene encoding probable serine/threonine-protein kinase kinX isoform X1, with the protein MVYESDFYTTRRPYSRPLVSSYSITDRPITLPISTILQLRSIPRMPYVAHKRLVTVIHLPYHTVYHGGSLIPIRVHARVRPSVLAAEINRIRNLTRPSTESYTEKYLRSKDHIYFDDEAREIRARVDSLLRRVHVFIPRAVASDFAEEIIPERMGSGDYVRRLISGKHNAKKDTIEPISWYDVPDRGNFGNLACVKYVAGKPQSVRKPYFKVADLRPSDVKNDVNFLSYYSKNREAAANASPDVPMTERELRKARALQPDLDESTLRKEVKTDKETESKPEKKRGFKRGKAETKGTEDEATKASTLQSVKEPEPVKETQSKPETIKEAEFAPEIAKQPEPLQESELSKQPEPEKAPKSARKVKPMKEPEPVKEAKPSKEPEPAKELELAKDPEPTKELEPAKEPESLKEPEPVKEPESVEEPEPVKEVELAKEVEPAEQAEPVKLSEPELEAIKEPVKESESMKEAESVKEPEPLGEPTKSLEPELNSENPAESIQGSQAITEALQESESEAVQGPQPISELETNQESVLKASSEPQTTEGVSESDETDEKKATNKVVKHDKEEAVKRIEEYLVKAVEEARTEEEKKQAAEEEIAKLEADEMKAWEALQVAQERLAHLDEIVEQEKAEAERKVEEAKIEANRLETERILEEERKIAEARTTAMLKEQERMIIEEELEKARDQEETEIRLANVTFEDPDEVKDIEHFHDDVITSDITDQEREERLCDPVTDDDTRVEDDVQEEERFEMAQDPFVEEPEGAESKPVTGGNAVEESPNIEEVTSGGEESFEWAEEDA; encoded by the exons ATGGTGTACGAGAGCGACTTCTATACAACCCGACGACCCTACTCACGGCCTCTCGTTTCGTCCTACAGCATCACG GACCGGCCGATTACCTTACCGATCTCCACGATTCTTCAG TTGAGAAGCATTCCTCGCATGCCATACGTGGCTCATAAACGGCTCGTGACTGTAATCCACCTGCCGTACCATACCGTGTACCATGGCGGCAGTCTGATACCGATAAGAGTTCATGCGCGCGTACGTCCCAGCGTCCTTGCAGCTGAGATCAACAGGATACGCAACCTGACAAGACCCTCGACCGAATCCTACACGGAAAAGTATCTTCGATCCAAGGATCACATC TACTTCGACGACGAGGCGAGGGAAATACGTGCGAGAGTGGATTCTCTTCTTCGACGAGTTCACGTCTTCATTCCACGAGCCGTAGCAAG CGACTTCGCGGAAGAGATAATACCAGAACGTATGGGCAGCGGGGATTACGTCCGCCGATTAATCTCTGGGAAGCACAACGCGAAGAAAGACACGATAGAGCCGATTTCCTGGTATGATGTACCCGATCGAGGTAACTTCGGTAATCTGGCTTGCGTTAAATATGTCGCCGGCAAGCCACAATCGGTCAGGAAACCCTACTTCAAGGTTGCTGATTTACGTCCTTCGGACGTCAAAAACGATGTCAATTTTCTGAGTTACTACAGCAAGAACCGCGAGGCGGCGGCTAACGCCT CGCCAGATGTGCCGATGACGGAAAGAGAATTACGGAAGG CGCGAGCGTTGCAACCTGATTTGGATGAATCAACGCTGAGGAAAG AAGTTAAAACAGATAAAGAAACGGAATCAAAGCCAGAAAAGAAACGTGGATTTAAGCGAGGAAAAGCGGAAACGAAGGGAACAGAGGACGAAGCAACCAAAGCTTCGACATTACAATCTGTAAAGGAGCCAGAACCGGTAAAAGAAACTCAATCTAAACCGGAAACTATAAAAGAGGCTGAATTTGCACCAGAAATTGCAAAACAACCCGAACCCTTGCAAGAATCCGAACTCAGCAAACAACCAGAACCTGAAAAAGCACCTAAATCCGCGAGAAAAGTCAAACCTATGAAAGAGCCGGAACCTGTGAAAGAAGCGAAACCTTCGAAGGAACCTGAACCTGCGAAAGAACTGGAACTTGCGAAGGATCCGGAACCTACGAAGGAACTGGAACCTGCCAAGGAACCGGAGTCTTTGAAGGAACCGGAGCCTGTGAAGGAACCGGAGTCTGTGGAGGAGCCGGAACCTGTGAAGGAAGTGGAACTTGCGAAAGAAGTAGAACCTGCGGAGCAAGCAGAGCCCGTGAAACTATCAGAACCGGAATTGGAAGCTATAAAAGAGCCCGTGAAAGAATCCGAATCCATGAAGGAAGCGGAATCTGTGAAGGAACCTGAGCCACTTGGAGAACCTACGAAATCGTTAGAACCGGAATTAAACTCGGAAAATCCAGCGGAATCTATACAGGGATCGCAAGCGATTACGGAAGCCCTGCAAGAGTCAGAATCAGAAGCAGTTCAAGGGCCGCAACCGATATCCGAGCTAGAAACCAATCAAGAATCTGTGCTGAAAGCAAGTTCAGAACCTCAAACTACAGAAGGTGTAAGTGAGTCGGACGAAACAGACGAAAAGAAGGCGACAAATAAAGTTG tGAAACATGACAAGGAAGAGGCGGTTAAAAGAATAGAGGAATACCTTGTTAAAGCTGTTGAGGAGGCAAG GActgaggaagaaaagaaacaggcTGCCGAGGAAGAAATAGCAAAACTCGAAGCGGATGAGATGAAAGCATGGGAAGCATTGCAGGTAGCGCAGGAACGTTTGGCGCATCTTGACGAAATTGTCGAACAAGAAAAAGCCGAAGCTGAAAGAAAAGTCGAGGAGGCGAAAATCGAGGCTAATCGATTGGAAACCGAAAGAATACTTGAGGAAGAAAG GAAAATAGCAGAAGCTAGAACAACGGCTATGTTGAAGGAACAGGAGCGAATGATCATAGAGGAAGAGCTCGAGAAGGCTCGTGACCAAGAGGAAACAGAGATAAGGTTAGCGAATGTTACGTTCGAGGATCCAGACGAAGTGAAAGACATCGAACATTTTCACGACGATGTGATAACCAGCGATATCACTGATCaagaaagggaagagaggCTCTGTGATCCAGTTACAGATGACGATACGAGG GTTGAAGATGATGTGCAAGAAGAAGAACGTTTTGAGATGGCACAAGATCCTTTCGTCGAGGAACCAGAAGGAGCGGAAAGCAAACCTGTAACTGGCGGGAATGCCGTCGAAGAATCGCCAAACATCGAAGAAGTAACGTCTGGTGGAGAAGAGAGTTTCGAATGGGCTGAAGAAGATGCTTAA
- the LOC122567910 gene encoding golgin subfamily A member 6-like protein 22 isoform X2 produces the protein MVYESDFYTTRRPYSRPLVSSYSITDRPITLPISTILQYFDDEAREIRARVDSLLRRVHVFIPRAVASDFAEEIIPERMGSGDYVRRLISGKHNAKKDTIEPISWYDVPDRGNFGNLACVKYVAGKPQSVRKPYFKVADLRPSDVKNDVNFLSYYSKNREAAANASPDVPMTERELRKARALQPDLDESTLRKEVKTDKETESKPEKKRGFKRGKAETKGTEDEATKASTLQSVKEPEPVKETQSKPETIKEAEFAPEIAKQPEPLQESELSKQPEPEKAPKSARKVKPMKEPEPVKEAKPSKEPEPAKELELAKDPEPTKELEPAKEPESLKEPEPVKEPESVEEPEPVKEVELAKEVEPAEQAEPVKLSEPELEAIKEPVKESESMKEAESVKEPEPLGEPTKSLEPELNSENPAESIQGSQAITEALQESESEAVQGPQPISELETNQESVLKASSEPQTTEGVSESDETDEKKATNKVVKHDKEEAVKRIEEYLVKAVEEARTEEEKKQAAEEEIAKLEADEMKAWEALQVAQERLAHLDEIVEQEKAEAERKVEEAKIEANRLETERILEEERKIAEARTTAMLKEQERMIIEEELEKARDQEETEIRLANVTFEDPDEVKDIEHFHDDVITSDITDQEREERLCDPVTDDDTRVEDDVQEEERFEMAQDPFVEEPEGAESKPVTGGNAVEESPNIEEVTSGGEESFEWAEEDA, from the exons ATGGTGTACGAGAGCGACTTCTATACAACCCGACGACCCTACTCACGGCCTCTCGTTTCGTCCTACAGCATCACG GACCGGCCGATTACCTTACCGATCTCCACGATTCTTCAG TACTTCGACGACGAGGCGAGGGAAATACGTGCGAGAGTGGATTCTCTTCTTCGACGAGTTCACGTCTTCATTCCACGAGCCGTAGCAAG CGACTTCGCGGAAGAGATAATACCAGAACGTATGGGCAGCGGGGATTACGTCCGCCGATTAATCTCTGGGAAGCACAACGCGAAGAAAGACACGATAGAGCCGATTTCCTGGTATGATGTACCCGATCGAGGTAACTTCGGTAATCTGGCTTGCGTTAAATATGTCGCCGGCAAGCCACAATCGGTCAGGAAACCCTACTTCAAGGTTGCTGATTTACGTCCTTCGGACGTCAAAAACGATGTCAATTTTCTGAGTTACTACAGCAAGAACCGCGAGGCGGCGGCTAACGCCT CGCCAGATGTGCCGATGACGGAAAGAGAATTACGGAAGG CGCGAGCGTTGCAACCTGATTTGGATGAATCAACGCTGAGGAAAG AAGTTAAAACAGATAAAGAAACGGAATCAAAGCCAGAAAAGAAACGTGGATTTAAGCGAGGAAAAGCGGAAACGAAGGGAACAGAGGACGAAGCAACCAAAGCTTCGACATTACAATCTGTAAAGGAGCCAGAACCGGTAAAAGAAACTCAATCTAAACCGGAAACTATAAAAGAGGCTGAATTTGCACCAGAAATTGCAAAACAACCCGAACCCTTGCAAGAATCCGAACTCAGCAAACAACCAGAACCTGAAAAAGCACCTAAATCCGCGAGAAAAGTCAAACCTATGAAAGAGCCGGAACCTGTGAAAGAAGCGAAACCTTCGAAGGAACCTGAACCTGCGAAAGAACTGGAACTTGCGAAGGATCCGGAACCTACGAAGGAACTGGAACCTGCCAAGGAACCGGAGTCTTTGAAGGAACCGGAGCCTGTGAAGGAACCGGAGTCTGTGGAGGAGCCGGAACCTGTGAAGGAAGTGGAACTTGCGAAAGAAGTAGAACCTGCGGAGCAAGCAGAGCCCGTGAAACTATCAGAACCGGAATTGGAAGCTATAAAAGAGCCCGTGAAAGAATCCGAATCCATGAAGGAAGCGGAATCTGTGAAGGAACCTGAGCCACTTGGAGAACCTACGAAATCGTTAGAACCGGAATTAAACTCGGAAAATCCAGCGGAATCTATACAGGGATCGCAAGCGATTACGGAAGCCCTGCAAGAGTCAGAATCAGAAGCAGTTCAAGGGCCGCAACCGATATCCGAGCTAGAAACCAATCAAGAATCTGTGCTGAAAGCAAGTTCAGAACCTCAAACTACAGAAGGTGTAAGTGAGTCGGACGAAACAGACGAAAAGAAGGCGACAAATAAAGTTG tGAAACATGACAAGGAAGAGGCGGTTAAAAGAATAGAGGAATACCTTGTTAAAGCTGTTGAGGAGGCAAG GActgaggaagaaaagaaacaggcTGCCGAGGAAGAAATAGCAAAACTCGAAGCGGATGAGATGAAAGCATGGGAAGCATTGCAGGTAGCGCAGGAACGTTTGGCGCATCTTGACGAAATTGTCGAACAAGAAAAAGCCGAAGCTGAAAGAAAAGTCGAGGAGGCGAAAATCGAGGCTAATCGATTGGAAACCGAAAGAATACTTGAGGAAGAAAG GAAAATAGCAGAAGCTAGAACAACGGCTATGTTGAAGGAACAGGAGCGAATGATCATAGAGGAAGAGCTCGAGAAGGCTCGTGACCAAGAGGAAACAGAGATAAGGTTAGCGAATGTTACGTTCGAGGATCCAGACGAAGTGAAAGACATCGAACATTTTCACGACGATGTGATAACCAGCGATATCACTGATCaagaaagggaagagaggCTCTGTGATCCAGTTACAGATGACGATACGAGG GTTGAAGATGATGTGCAAGAAGAAGAACGTTTTGAGATGGCACAAGATCCTTTCGTCGAGGAACCAGAAGGAGCGGAAAGCAAACCTGTAACTGGCGGGAATGCCGTCGAAGAATCGCCAAACATCGAAGAAGTAACGTCTGGTGGAGAAGAGAGTTTCGAATGGGCTGAAGAAGATGCTTAA
- the LOC122567910 gene encoding golgin subfamily A member 6-like protein 22 isoform X3: protein MVYESDFYTTRRPYSRPLVSSYSITYFDDEAREIRARVDSLLRRVHVFIPRAVASDFAEEIIPERMGSGDYVRRLISGKHNAKKDTIEPISWYDVPDRGNFGNLACVKYVAGKPQSVRKPYFKVADLRPSDVKNDVNFLSYYSKNREAAANASPDVPMTERELRKARALQPDLDESTLRKEVKTDKETESKPEKKRGFKRGKAETKGTEDEATKASTLQSVKEPEPVKETQSKPETIKEAEFAPEIAKQPEPLQESELSKQPEPEKAPKSARKVKPMKEPEPVKEAKPSKEPEPAKELELAKDPEPTKELEPAKEPESLKEPEPVKEPESVEEPEPVKEVELAKEVEPAEQAEPVKLSEPELEAIKEPVKESESMKEAESVKEPEPLGEPTKSLEPELNSENPAESIQGSQAITEALQESESEAVQGPQPISELETNQESVLKASSEPQTTEGVSESDETDEKKATNKVVKHDKEEAVKRIEEYLVKAVEEARTEEEKKQAAEEEIAKLEADEMKAWEALQVAQERLAHLDEIVEQEKAEAERKVEEAKIEANRLETERILEEERKIAEARTTAMLKEQERMIIEEELEKARDQEETEIRLANVTFEDPDEVKDIEHFHDDVITSDITDQEREERLCDPVTDDDTRVEDDVQEEERFEMAQDPFVEEPEGAESKPVTGGNAVEESPNIEEVTSGGEESFEWAEEDA, encoded by the exons ATGGTGTACGAGAGCGACTTCTATACAACCCGACGACCCTACTCACGGCCTCTCGTTTCGTCCTACAGCATCACG TACTTCGACGACGAGGCGAGGGAAATACGTGCGAGAGTGGATTCTCTTCTTCGACGAGTTCACGTCTTCATTCCACGAGCCGTAGCAAG CGACTTCGCGGAAGAGATAATACCAGAACGTATGGGCAGCGGGGATTACGTCCGCCGATTAATCTCTGGGAAGCACAACGCGAAGAAAGACACGATAGAGCCGATTTCCTGGTATGATGTACCCGATCGAGGTAACTTCGGTAATCTGGCTTGCGTTAAATATGTCGCCGGCAAGCCACAATCGGTCAGGAAACCCTACTTCAAGGTTGCTGATTTACGTCCTTCGGACGTCAAAAACGATGTCAATTTTCTGAGTTACTACAGCAAGAACCGCGAGGCGGCGGCTAACGCCT CGCCAGATGTGCCGATGACGGAAAGAGAATTACGGAAGG CGCGAGCGTTGCAACCTGATTTGGATGAATCAACGCTGAGGAAAG AAGTTAAAACAGATAAAGAAACGGAATCAAAGCCAGAAAAGAAACGTGGATTTAAGCGAGGAAAAGCGGAAACGAAGGGAACAGAGGACGAAGCAACCAAAGCTTCGACATTACAATCTGTAAAGGAGCCAGAACCGGTAAAAGAAACTCAATCTAAACCGGAAACTATAAAAGAGGCTGAATTTGCACCAGAAATTGCAAAACAACCCGAACCCTTGCAAGAATCCGAACTCAGCAAACAACCAGAACCTGAAAAAGCACCTAAATCCGCGAGAAAAGTCAAACCTATGAAAGAGCCGGAACCTGTGAAAGAAGCGAAACCTTCGAAGGAACCTGAACCTGCGAAAGAACTGGAACTTGCGAAGGATCCGGAACCTACGAAGGAACTGGAACCTGCCAAGGAACCGGAGTCTTTGAAGGAACCGGAGCCTGTGAAGGAACCGGAGTCTGTGGAGGAGCCGGAACCTGTGAAGGAAGTGGAACTTGCGAAAGAAGTAGAACCTGCGGAGCAAGCAGAGCCCGTGAAACTATCAGAACCGGAATTGGAAGCTATAAAAGAGCCCGTGAAAGAATCCGAATCCATGAAGGAAGCGGAATCTGTGAAGGAACCTGAGCCACTTGGAGAACCTACGAAATCGTTAGAACCGGAATTAAACTCGGAAAATCCAGCGGAATCTATACAGGGATCGCAAGCGATTACGGAAGCCCTGCAAGAGTCAGAATCAGAAGCAGTTCAAGGGCCGCAACCGATATCCGAGCTAGAAACCAATCAAGAATCTGTGCTGAAAGCAAGTTCAGAACCTCAAACTACAGAAGGTGTAAGTGAGTCGGACGAAACAGACGAAAAGAAGGCGACAAATAAAGTTG tGAAACATGACAAGGAAGAGGCGGTTAAAAGAATAGAGGAATACCTTGTTAAAGCTGTTGAGGAGGCAAG GActgaggaagaaaagaaacaggcTGCCGAGGAAGAAATAGCAAAACTCGAAGCGGATGAGATGAAAGCATGGGAAGCATTGCAGGTAGCGCAGGAACGTTTGGCGCATCTTGACGAAATTGTCGAACAAGAAAAAGCCGAAGCTGAAAGAAAAGTCGAGGAGGCGAAAATCGAGGCTAATCGATTGGAAACCGAAAGAATACTTGAGGAAGAAAG GAAAATAGCAGAAGCTAGAACAACGGCTATGTTGAAGGAACAGGAGCGAATGATCATAGAGGAAGAGCTCGAGAAGGCTCGTGACCAAGAGGAAACAGAGATAAGGTTAGCGAATGTTACGTTCGAGGATCCAGACGAAGTGAAAGACATCGAACATTTTCACGACGATGTGATAACCAGCGATATCACTGATCaagaaagggaagagaggCTCTGTGATCCAGTTACAGATGACGATACGAGG GTTGAAGATGATGTGCAAGAAGAAGAACGTTTTGAGATGGCACAAGATCCTTTCGTCGAGGAACCAGAAGGAGCGGAAAGCAAACCTGTAACTGGCGGGAATGCCGTCGAAGAATCGCCAAACATCGAAGAAGTAACGTCTGGTGGAGAAGAGAGTTTCGAATGGGCTGAAGAAGATGCTTAA
- the LOC122567928 gene encoding ataxin-7-like protein 3, whose product MSVTEERIQELNRRFLEFMSKSENVEGATKEIYDDLLDEVLMGFVFDVHRTTKTGSSDVEEGIPDDESYAIVDSPGLDVFGQHPVKKSQECNCPNCDRGVAACRFATHLEKCMGMGRNSSRIASRRIANNSKDLSNFSGVISDDDDDVDWSLNNDKRKRRKDRNGIKRTKQQKSSQRNGETVSEHIHSSNENSPSNYENMSLEDKRILLTQICGVISEHTKKLCTRSMRCPQHTEDQRKEMRANLESGNNIQPSQDNLHVDVDTYEEGDGQNLREALARWDREGSSHSSPADSTSTTSTSSISRKRETKSKGKGKGSKRDRGSPISQGD is encoded by the exons ATGTCCGTGACTGAAGAGAGAATTCAAGAATTAAACAGACGATTTCTGGAATTTATGAGTAAAAGCGAGAATGTGGAAGGTGCGactaaagaaatttatgaCGACCTCCTGGACGAGGTTTTAATGGGATTTGTTTTCGATGTACATCGAACCACAAAAACTGGTAGTTCTGATGTCGAAGAAGGCATACCTGATGATGAATCTTACGCTATTGTAG ATTCTCCAGGATTGGATGTTTTTGGACAACATCCTGTCAAAAAATCCCAAGAATGCAATTGCCCAAATTGTGATAGAGGAGTTGCAGCTTGTCGTTTTGCAACTCATTTAGAGAAATGTATGGGCATGGGACGAAATAGTTCAAGAATTGCATCAAGACGCATAGCAAATAATTCGAAAGATCTCAGTAACTTCAGTGGTGTTATAagcgatgatgatgatgatgttGATTGGAGCTTAAATAATGATAAGCGTAAACGCAGGAAAGATCGTAATggtataaaaagaacaaaacaaCAAAAAAGTAGTCAAAGGAATGGTGAAACTGTAAGTGAACATATTCATAGCAGTAATGAGAATTCTCCAtcaaattacgaaaatatgtCCTTGGAAGATAAAAGGATTTTATTAACACAAATCTGTGGAGTAATATCAGAGCATACAAAAAAGTTGTGTACGAGATCTATGCGGTGTCCACAACATACAGAAGatcaaaggaaagaaatgagAGCAAATTTGGAATCTGGAAACAATATACAACCTAGTCAAGATAATCTTCATGTAGATGTAGATACCTATGAAGAAGGAGATGGACAAAATTTAAGAGAAGCATTAGCGCGTTGGGATCGTGAGGGATCAAGTCACTCGAGTCCAGCGGATTCTACATCTACCACATCTACATCTTCAATAAGtagaaaacgagaaacaaagTCAAAAGGAAAAGGCAAAGGTTCCAAACGCGATCGCGGTTCGCCCATTTCACAAGGAGATTAA
- the LOC122567929 gene encoding replication stress response regulator SDE2, whose translation MLNIQLSTASGIKQILTTNTPLKIYELHEQIEGLAENFYIIYNGRLVDENVTCYDGYISIIPRLFGGKGGFGSMLRAIGAQIEKTTNREACRDLSGRRLRDINEEKRLKAWIEKQGKREEEAAERKKKKLERLCTEPRHEFKDQTYERERSVLTERVGDAVEEGFKVATSGIKRKCDTELKPNKKKILLDLDIDSDELDSSDEDDEGNKDSEAKDNRNNK comes from the exons ATGTTAAATATTCAGCTAAGTACCGCTTCTGGAATAAAACAGATTCTTACTACCAATACTCCTTTGAAGATTTATGAACTACATGAGCAAATCGAAGGATTAGca GAAAACTTTTACATCATATACAATGGGAGACTCGTGGATGAAAATGTCACTTGTTATGAtggttatatttctattataccGCGATTGTTTGGCGGGAAAGGGGGATTTGGTTCCATGCTACGAGCAATTGGAGCGCAAATCGAAAAAACTACAAATCGTGAAGCTTGTAGAGATTTAAGTGGACGCAGACTTCGTGAtatcaacgaagaaaaaagattaaaagctTGGATCGAGAAACAAggaaaacgagaagaagaagcagcagaacgtaaaaagaaaaaattagaaagactTTGCACTGAACCTAGACACGAATTTAAAGATCAAACTTACGAACGCGAAAGATCGGTTCTAACAGAAAGAGTTGGAGATGCAGTTGAAGAAGGTTTCAAAGTTGCTACTTCtggaataaaacgaaagtGTGACACAGAACTAaaaccaaataaaaagaaaattttgttagatCTTGATATTGATTCAGATGAATTAGATAGTTCTGATGAAGATGACGAAGGTAATAAAGATTCTGAAGCAaaagataatagaaataataaatag
- the LOC122567932 gene encoding uncharacterized protein LOC122567932 translates to MAVKHNICTLSLPTLTDTASIKKEKIRKNHISNKRCKSYYYVCLGALMHTIDKQIKDKYTENNYLYLIGSRYIKNLYKWLQHCKYNKVLVNDFLKSLITSVALFAIGVKLTNELVAWRIF, encoded by the exons atggctgtgaaacataatatttgtacattatcATTACCTACGTTAACAGATACAGCGTCcattaagaaagagaaaattcggAAAAAT cATATTTCGAACAAAAGGTGTAAATCTTATTATTACGTTTGCCTGGGTGCTTTAATGCATACGATAGATAAGCAAATTAAAGACAAAtatactgaaaataattatctatatttaattgGATCaagatacataaaaaatctttataaatGGCTACAACATTGCAAATACAATAAAGTACTTGTAAATGACTTTCTAAAGTCGCTTATTACATCAGTAGCTTTATTTGCAATAGGAGTAAAACTGACTAACGAATTAGTTGCATGGAGGATATTTTAA